The Fibrobacter sp. UWH6 genomic interval AAATTTCTAAACGCGCTACTTTCAAGCGAAGAACCACTGGTATACGGTTCCTTGATATTCCTACCCGATGCCGGGCGAGAAATATTCAGCAAGATTCCAATAGCGATCGAGGTATAAAGCAAATTGGTTCCGCCAAAACTGAAGAACGGCAGCGGCTGACCCGTCATGGGGAATAGTCCGACACACACGCAGACGTGAACCACAAAATTGGAGAACAGGGAAAGAGTCAAACCCAAAGCCAGATACTTTCCAAAACGGGTAGCAGAGTTTCTTGCAATCTTAAAACCCTGGGCAAACAAAATCGCAAACAGGATCAAGATTACAAAAGTACCCACAAAGCCAAATTCTTCACCAATCACGGCGTACACCACATCCTTATGAGCTTCAGGAAGGTAACCCAACTTCTGGACACCCTGACCAAAACCAGTTCCAAAAAGTCCTCCGTTTCCAAGGGCCTGCAAGGCATGATCGCCCTGCCAGTTAGAAGCGGCCATTTCACCTTCATCGGCAAAGAAGGCCAGAATTCGAGCCCTGGAATGAGTAGAAGTCATCAGGCGAACCAATGCCAGCGGGATTCCCGCCAGGGCGACATACCCCAGATACTTGGCATTTACGCCAGCAGTGAGCATAATGCAGACCACAATGGCAGTCACCATGATCAGCATGGAGTAATTCGGTTGCAGCACAAGAATCAAGGCACACAGACAATAGGGAATTCCGGGTTGCACCAAAGTACAGGCAACGCTCTTGATATTGTCCCCCGCTTCAGAAAGTTTGGCACTTACCCAGATAATCAAGCCGAGCTTCATAAATTCAGAGGGCTGAATTCCAAAAATCCAACGGTTTGCGCCCTTGACGCTGCCGCCCTTTACCAGAGCAACTGCAGATAGAACGAAGAAAGCTATAAAGGCAATACGTCCAGCCCATTTCCAATGGCCATAATCCCAGAAACGGGCCAGGAACAACATCAGTACAACGCCACCAATAGCCTTGGGCAAGTGAGACATCATGTAAAATTCTGCCGGACGACCATTGGCCTGCGCATAGGGAGCGGATGCGGAATACACCACAGCCACGCCAAAGCAGATCAGCACCAAAACCACTGCTAGAAGCAGCTTATTCATGCCGGTCGTATTTTGAACAGAATTATCCATTGACTCTTACTATCCTTATGCCTTAACCTTGGTAAGCTTTAACATTGCTTCAACAACCTGTTCCATGTGCATGCCACGAGAGCCCTTCACCAGAAGCACATCCCCTTCGGCAACAACTTCAGACAGTTCCGCATTCAATTCCTGCACGGAATCGAAATGATAGGCGGACTTCATACCCTTGGACTTTGCGCCCTTCACATAGAGCTTAGCCTTTTCACCTACGGTGAACAGCATGTCAAAATTCATTTCGGGAACCATGGCACCCATTTCCAGATGGAGGGCGTCGGTCTTGTCCCCCAGTTCCAGCATATCGCCGAGAACGGCAATGCGACGGGCAACCTTCATGTTTCCGATAGTCTGCAGGGCCATCTTGGTAGAAGACGGATTGGCATTGTAGCAGTCAGACACGATGGAGAAACCGTTGGCCTTCTTCAGTTCCATACGCATGTTGGTAGAATGGAAACCAGCCAGAGCCTTGGCGATGTCCGTCTTGGAGACTTTGAAAGCCTCGCCAATTGCAATGGCGGCCAGGGCATTATAAACGTTATGGATGCCCGGAACAGACAATTCAAACTTGGTGCGGCCGATGTAGAAGGTAGCACAGTTGTCTTCATTGTAAGACAGCTTTTCGGGCTTATAGATACCACGCTTGATACCGAAAGTCACTACCTTGTAGCTGGTGTTGGAACGCAACTTGCACAGACGTTCGTCATCGGCATTCACGATCAGGAGGCCGTTCTTCTTGAGGCCTGCAGTAATGGTACGCTTTTCGGCAAATACGCCGTCAAAGTCAATCAGCTTTTCCAGATGGCTGGCACCAATATTGGTAATCACAGCTACATCCGGTTCAGTAGCCATAGACAGCGGACGAATTTCATCGGGACCGCTGGTACCCATTTCAATCACAGCCGCTTCATGGGAATGCTTCAGCTGGAACAAGGTCATGGGAACGCCAATGTGGTTGTTGAAGTTACCGGCAGTAGCGTGGGTGTTGTACTTCATAGAAAGTACAGCCTTAGTCATTTCCTTGGTGGTAGTCTTGCCGTTAGATCCAGTAATGGCCACCTTCTTCACCTTGAAATTCTTCTGGTAGCCCTTGGCGAGCTTCAGCAAAGCCTTGGTGGTATCGTCCACGGGGGCATACATCTTGAAGTTTTCAATACCTTCAGCATCCTGGTTCACAACACTCATCAGAGCTCCATTCTTTTCCATTTCGGTAACAAACTTGTGGGCATCAAAACGTTCGCCCTTAATCGGCCAAAAAACCACACCCTTGGCAGGTTCACGAGAATCCATGCAAAGGTTCACCTTGCGATTCTGTGTACGGGCGTTAACGCCGAAAGCCTGGGTTTCCAGGATTTCAAGCATTTCCTTAATTTTCAGGTCCAGCTTAAACATTTTCCATCGCCTTCACCACTTCTTCGTGGTCGTCAAAATGATGCTTAGTCTTGCCAATGATCTGGTAATCTTCATGGCCCTTACCGGCAACCACAAGCCAGTCGCCATCCTTCAGTTCAGCGCAGGCGCGCTTGATGGCTTCGTCACGAAGTTCCACAACTTCGAACTTGTCAGTCTTCATTCCTGCCTTCACATCGTTAATGATGTCAGCCGGATTTTCGGTACGGGGATTGTCAGAAGTGAGCCAGGCCTTATCGGAGAGACGTTCTGCAATTTCGCCCATAATGGGACGCTTAGTCTTATCGCGATCGCCGCCGCAACCAAAGATGCAGCTGAGCTTACCGCGACACAGGCTACGGGCAGTCATCAGCACACGTTCAAGAGCATCGGGAGTGTGAGCGTAATCCACAATCACATGAATTCCGTTCTTGTTCCAGACCTTTTCGAAACGTCCCGGAACACGAACTTCGGCAAGAGCCTTATCCATAGCAGCCTTGGAAATTCCAACGGCATTGGCCCAGGACAGAACCAACATCACGTTGTCCACATTGAAATCGCCACAAAGGGCAGTTTCAAAATGAGCGTCAGAAGCAGCGCAACCAAAGCCATTCAAATCAAACTTTAAACCGTCTTCAGTATTGAGGACCGTACCGCAGGGCTTTACGTCAGCCTTTTCAGAACCCAGGCGCGAAACGCCAACGGTTTTTAGTCCAGTAGGCTTGAGTTCATCACAAAGCAGGGCGCCATGAGCATCATCCACATTGATTACGGCAACACCATCAGAAGCCAGATACTTGGTAAACAGCAACTTCTTTGCATCGAAGTAGGCTTCCATAGTCTTGTGGTAATCCAGATGATCCTGGGTCAGGTTACTGAACAATCCGCTGCGATAGCTAATGCCAGCGACACGGCCCTGATGCAACGCATGAGAAGACGTTTCCATAACCAGGTCGGTACAGCCTGCATCAACAGCCTTTGCCGCAAAGGCAAACAAGTCCAACTGACCCGGAGTCGTCAGGTTTGCGG includes:
- a CDS encoding FtsW/RodA/SpoVE family cell cycle protein, translated to MDNSVQNTTGMNKLLLAVVLVLICFGVAVVYSASAPYAQANGRPAEFYMMSHLPKAIGGVVLMLFLARFWDYGHWKWAGRIAFIAFFVLSAVALVKGGSVKGANRWIFGIQPSEFMKLGLIIWVSAKLSEAGDNIKSVACTLVQPGIPYCLCALILVLQPNYSMLIMVTAIVVCIMLTAGVNAKYLGYVALAGIPLALVRLMTSTHSRARILAFFADEGEMAASNWQGDHALQALGNGGLFGTGFGQGVQKLGYLPEAHKDVVYAVIGEEFGFVGTFVILILFAILFAQGFKIARNSATRFGKYLALGLTLSLFSNFVVHVCVCVGLFPMTGQPLPFFSFGGTNLLYTSIAIGILLNISRPASGRNIKEPYTSGSSLESSAFRNFDYTRSGV
- the murF gene encoding UDP-N-acetylmuramoyl-tripeptide--D-alanyl-D-alanine ligase; the encoded protein is MFKLDLKIKEMLEILETQAFGVNARTQNRKVNLCMDSREPAKGVVFWPIKGERFDAHKFVTEMEKNGALMSVVNQDAEGIENFKMYAPVDDTTKALLKLAKGYQKNFKVKKVAITGSNGKTTTKEMTKAVLSMKYNTHATAGNFNNHIGVPMTLFQLKHSHEAAVIEMGTSGPDEIRPLSMATEPDVAVITNIGASHLEKLIDFDGVFAEKRTITAGLKKNGLLIVNADDERLCKLRSNTSYKVVTFGIKRGIYKPEKLSYNEDNCATFYIGRTKFELSVPGIHNVYNALAAIAIGEAFKVSKTDIAKALAGFHSTNMRMELKKANGFSIVSDCYNANPSSTKMALQTIGNMKVARRIAVLGDMLELGDKTDALHLEMGAMVPEMNFDMLFTVGEKAKLYVKGAKSKGMKSAYHFDSVQELNAELSEVVAEGDVLLVKGSRGMHMEQVVEAMLKLTKVKA
- a CDS encoding UDP-N-acetylmuramoyl-L-alanyl-D-glutamate--2,6-diaminopimelate ligase translates to MLSETLMKNLNVRGLCDDSRRVKAGDLFFSLPTEGYEVFARNAVAAGAVAVVGENVAPEGLTSKWIQVSNVKAARLEAARIFYKDPFAKLTCHAVTGTNGKTTSAFLMDAMLTAAGKKVALLGTIKNKVGNTSVPANLTTPGQLDLFAFAAKAVDAGCTDLVMETSSHALHQGRVAGISYRSGLFSNLTQDHLDYHKTMEAYFDAKKLLFTKYLASDGVAVINVDDAHGALLCDELKPTGLKTVGVSRLGSEKADVKPCGTVLNTEDGLKFDLNGFGCAASDAHFETALCGDFNVDNVMLVLSWANAVGISKAAMDKALAEVRVPGRFEKVWNKNGIHVIVDYAHTPDALERVLMTARSLCRGKLSCIFGCGGDRDKTKRPIMGEIAERLSDKAWLTSDNPRTENPADIINDVKAGMKTDKFEVVELRDEAIKRACAELKDGDWLVVAGKGHEDYQIIGKTKHHFDDHEEVVKAMENV